CCATCGATCAGGGTAAATTTACACCGGATTCTTCTTCATTTCAGGGTCCGCGAATCACGCTCTGTTTCTGCAGGGAATTGGCTTTTCTACGAAATTCTGCGGCTTAGAACGGGTGAGAGCAGGTTTTCATTGAATTGAAACCTTTGCTTTCTCATAGTGATCGACGGAACCGCCACGCACGGTTCTGGGGCGTAGTAACCCCTAGGTTTCGTGGACAAAGCTTGACTGGGGACTCGGTCGCTGATTCAAGGCTGGCTTTTGGAGGCAGCCTTGGGCGAGCGGATCGGCGTTACGGACGAAGAATGGGAAGTGATCGGGCCGCTGCTGCCGCCTGAGCACGGTCGTGGATGCCGCCCGGCGCAGGATAATCGCCCTTATTTCGAGGGCATGATGTGGATTGCGCGGACCGGCGCGCAATGGCGGCACCTGCCGGACGAGTATGGCAAGTGGAACAGCGTGTTCCGGCGCTATCGACGATGGGTCACGACCGGCGTGTTCGATGCCATGCTCGAGACGCTGGCCGAACTGGCGGGGCGCGACGCGGCCGCCGACATGATCGACAGCACGGTGGTCCGGGCACATCATTGTGCCGTCGGCATAAAAAGGGGACTCAGCAAACCGAGGCGCTTGGCCGATCGCGAGGCGGCTTCACGACGAAGCTCCACGCAAGGTGCGATGCCAGGGGCCTCCCCCTCGGCTTCGTGCTGACACCCGGACAGGCGCACGATGTGCAGGGCTTCGCCCCACTGTTCCGTATGATAACCGACCGGATCAAGGCCTTCCTGGCCGACCGGGGCTACGATGCCGATGCGATCCGCGAAGAGATCGAGGCGGCGGGTGTCGAGGCGGTGATCCCTGCCAAGGTCAACCGGCGCAATCCCGCCCCGCACGACCGCGCGAAATACAAATGGCGCAACCTGATCGAACGCCTGTTCAACAAACTCAAGAACTGGCGGCGCATCGCGACCCGCTACGATAAAACCAAAGAATCATACCTCGGCTTCGTAGCGCTCGTGTCAGTCAAACTCTGGATACCCTTTGTCCACGAAACCTAGCTTACCGGTGGGTGCTGCCCGACGCAGCCCGCACATCCTTGACCCTTATGGTCGGGGAGCCTGCGGCGCATGTCCAGGGTTTCCCAACCTAAAGGTCGTAGGGACCGGGTAAGCTCGGTTTACTAACTCCCCGATCACCAAGGATCAGGTGTGAAGTCGAAGCGGGGGCGTACCGCGATCGACTTTCTGGGGGAGTAATATGTTAATCCGTTTAGCTGCCGTATCTGTGATACCGCTTCTCATCATGGGATGCCAATCTCGGGCAAATAATGAGGGCGATAAAGCGCGTGTCGATGAATTAATGACCTATCCCGGCCCCTGGTCCGCTGCGGAATTCGCAAAAATAGGTCGCTGGACAGTGTGGCGCTTTAAGACGGATTTCAAAATAGACTGCGCTGCTGCGCAATCTGTCGAGGATACGGTTAAAACATGGCCGATTGCAGTTTACTACGGTCAATCGACGGGGGACCTGCGTATTAATATAGCCTTAGACGGTGATAAAAATCCTCGAGCATTTATACCGCAAGGCAAAGATATAGATAATAATGATCCAAACTTTCGAGGGTATGTAAAGCTACCGGATCAGCAATTTTTTGTGCCCATAGACAGCGTGTCGGTCTTTCAATTTGAAGGTAAAACAATTGAGGTCCGACCTGCGGGTAATTACCCACTGAGTTTTGGAAACCGTTCTATTGATCTATCCGGTATCACAAAGGTTGTTCACTCTCTTCGAGCATGCGCGGTCAGCTAGCCAATGCATACCATCTTCAAGTCCAATTCCAATCAAAAGTTTTTAAAGAGTTAACTATGAAAAACACGATCATTCCGGCCATCGCACTCGCACTCACCGGTTGCGTATCGATGGGCACCAACTACGACGTTACGGCAGTTGATCGCTTGCAGGTCGGCATGACCAAGGCTGAAGTCATTCAACTTCTCGGACACCCCAACCAGGTCATCACTACATCGGATGGCGGCCAACGCCTCGTATGGGTTTATTCAACCGGATCGATGTTCGGCGCGAATGCCCGCTCGGTTGGACTCCCCTTTGGGCCGGAAGGAAAACTGACCGATATTCCGAAATAGGCAATGACCAGCGCATCAGCATGGCTAAAAGAATTCAGGCTTGCAGCAACGTAAGCGGCGTCTCACGTCTGCCGAGCGAAATCGTGTTCCAGGGCGTCACGGGAAAGAAAACGCCCAAATGCTGCAAGGAGTGAAGCAGCACCAGGATCTCTAATGCGCCCAATCCGTCTGATCGGGTAGTGGAAGGCTCCATCAGCGTAAGTTCCATACCCCTTTAACCCGTGGGACATACCAACGCGTGGGAGTGTGGTTTTAGCGATTAGATCAGCGACTTCATCCCCGTGCTTTTTGCGAACGTCTTCAATTTCGGTAGCGACTCTGCCGTATTGCTTCGCAAGCTCTAAGCATCGTTCCTGCCATGCGCGAGTTGGAAAGCGCTTCGGTTCCTTTTTCACATCGCTAGGATTGATGTCGCAACGTCCGTTTTTATCCAATACGGCAAGGTCAAGAACATTCAAATTGGCAACCGTTCCACGCTTGAATAGGATGGCGGCAGTCAAATCACCTATATCCCCAAAGTTCGTCACCAAATGCTTTAGATGGGCTGGTTCAGCTTCTACCTCTTCTGGATTTGAGGTCAGCGGGCATATCACTGCGACCTTGAAGTTATTCTCTCGTATACGCTTTCCGCCGGGCCGCACCATGATATCGCATGGCTGAGCAACAAGCACAAACAGGCCAAGATCGTTACCCTCACCAATCTCGAAGACGTCGCCATTGCGTAACGGATCGTTATAGCCGTTTACAAGTTCGGCGCTGTCATGAAGTTCTTGCGCTCGCAATAGGTTGAGATGGGCTTGGGTTTCGGCAGTGAGATCCCGCGATATATCCGCAACAGCCTTCACACCAGTAGCCGCGTCTGCGAACTTCAGGAACTCCGCCTCGCGCAGAATTACGCGCTTTGCTTCGTCTTTATGAACGATCGCGTAAAGCCGAAGCAGCGTCTCAAGCTCAGACACCCCTTCTTTCTCGGATGAATTGACGACCATATGTTCGAACGCGAGCGGATCGATATTATCCAATCGAGTGATAGCGGCATCTAGCGCTTTTTGAAGGCCATATGCAGCCTGATGTTTCATGGTCTCGCAATAGGTATTGATCAGCGTTCGATAAACTGAACCATAAAAGCGATCACCATCTCCGAGGGACTGCTTGGCGATGGGCATGAAAAACTTTAGCGAAATCTCGTTTTCCGCCGCTAGTTGGCGCCACTTTGAAATTTCGTCTCCTGCGTTCAGTGTGCTCGAGAGCATCCCGCAAAACCAACGCGTTCCAAATCCCACCGGTTCGGATTGCGACAAACTCTTGATGATGTCAGCGCCTGTGGCAAAGCCGAGCGTATGTGGATCGGCGTTGAGTTCCTGATCAAAGAGGAACAGAGTCCGTGCGGTCTCGTTGCATTGTTCGACAATCGCATGTTGCTGTGCGTGCCATTCGATCGGTGTAAGAATCTGGAGTTCAACTTGGTTGGGGATATTTCTGCGCAATTGCCAAATATCTCGTACCCCCTCCTCTGAAGCAAATTCGCCAAGAACAGCCTTAACGGCTTCAAGACTGTTGGCATCCATGCCTTCGAGCATTGCACTCAGTTGATCAAACCGTGCTTCGTTATCATCAGCCAGAATCGCTTCAGGAAAAAAAGCTTCAAGCGGCTGCCGAGCGTCCTCGCGTTGAGTAAGCGTCTCGATAACACTTGCGGCATCGGCAACCGGCTCGATCATATCGTCGACGAACACGACCCGTTTTATGTGCAAGCGCGCAAACAAATCATCAAGTGCCGGACTTTGAGGAGCTTGTGCGAGATGAATATCCGCTTCTGCCGGGAGCGCAGCGATAGGCCCACCCATCTCCTGAGGTTCAATCGATCGCATAGCCTCGTCCATCAAACCTTCCTCGCCACCCCTGATAGATCGATCTCGAAGACGTGGCGACGTCCACTCACGTTGCGAGCATGGAGTAAATTGATCGAACTCCCCATCGAGCCAAGTATTTGTGACGAGATGAAAAGCCCTAATCCACGACCCATTGCCTTGGGCTTCAAGGTTACGAATGGTTCGAAAAGGTTGGATTCAACCGATGGATCAATGCCAGGCCCATTGTCAGAAATGCGCACAAACGGATGTTCGATTTCGATAAGAACCCCCAGACGTTCTTTATTATTGCGTGTCCGCTCCTGTTTGATCCAATATTCAGAGTTCAACAGGAGATTGTCAAAAACCTGCAACAACCGTCCTCGATTAGTTTCGACGTCAAAATCCCTAACCACATTCAGATCAAATGCAATCGAGTCTTCATGCCAGCGCTCCTCAAAGTAAGCCTTTGTATCGCCCATAAAATCGGCAATAGAAAAGAGCTCTACTCGATCTCTTTGGACGCGTAAGGTTGGCCCGAGATGCGCAATCTGCCGCCTGAGCGCGGAAGCTGTTGAAAGCACATCATTCGCCAGCCGCACAAGCTTGCCATTTTGATCACCATCCCGGCGGGCCTCGTCGATAGCTGCGCGGGCACGCTGAGTCAGGCGATCAGTCTGATTGTGGACTTCATGAGCTAAAGACTCGGCGATCAATCCGAGACCGGCAAGTTCCGAGAAATCCTGAAGTTGTGTGTTGACAATCTCAAGTCGAGGCGAGAGAGCAGCGACCACAGAAGCCAATTTCTCAGTATCCGAGGCGTATTTTTCCATTTCAGAAAATATAGATTGCGATGATCTCAGAGCTTCGTTCGCAGCTTCAAGTAACGGTGCAAGGCGACGCTCTTCCGCCGTGGACAATAATGGTTCCGCCGCGATTCTCGTGGTTAGCGCTTCAACCTTTTGCTGAACCTCCGCTGCCGCGTTATCAATAGACTTTGATCGTGCAGTATAGCTCTTGAGGGTTCGCGCTACCTGACGCGCAGATGTAATCTCGCGTTCGGCACCTTCGAACGCGTACCCTTTCGCAAGCCGTTCCTCGCGATACTTTGTATAGTTGCGTCGGATCCATTCGTAGAATTGACCGATTAACTCAGTCGAATGCACCATCAACCGCCGAAAGTTCTGCGCGTAGGCGTTACTGACAAAACCTTCGCGATCGGTCTTGTCTTTGAGATGCGCGTTTCTCGCCTCGGATATCGAGACGAAGCCAAGAACGTTGTGGGGGCGCAATCCATACCAAGAACTGGCGCTGGTCTGCTGTGCGCCAAGGCGAAGCCAGTCCTCCCCGTTGATACCGTAGGGTTTTACCGCAAATCCATCCCGAAAGACTTTGATCCCAGCGTGTCGTTTTACAACCCTTTGAATTTCGGAAGACGCGGACAAGCCGCTGAGGCGCAACGCACCCTCATCATTCCGCAGCAAAAACTCGTCAATTTCAGCGTGGAAAGGGCCGGGATCAGCGGCCATAACAGGCTCTGCATCCTTATCGTCAGACGTGCTGTTGATGTTTGCTTTTGATTGAAGGCGATCAATTGATCCTAAACTTTCCAACTCAACCGAATAATCAAACTCAACGAAATACGCCGGATCGGCGCTCATTCGCATGTTTACGGGTGGGCTGCGTCCCTTGAGATATTCGTAAAAATCCCTGCCATTCGATGGCACGACAACGTTCTCGAAAAATTCAAGCTCTTCATCACGTTGGTTCCCGCGCAGCTTTGCCAATCGCACCTTTCCGTCAAGGTGGAGTTTGCCTTCCGTAAAATCTATTGCGAACCTACCGACTGCCGCACGGCGTACACGCTCGGAAATCTGCCCAAGGTCGATGACCTTTCCATCGATCGTTAACGTGACAAGAAATGTTCGCGCTTTCTCATATGGCGAGAGAATTTGCGCAAGATCATTGGCGAGCTGCTCTACAGCCGCTCCCTTCCAAACATCTGTATTTCGCAAACCGGTTATGAGGAGGCGCGTCCCCTTCAATCTCGGCTGATCGGCCTTTCGCACGGTGACCGGCACCGCGCTTAGACTTTTATCCTCAGTGAAGGAGTCCCAACTAAACGCAACATGAAGGGTTTCACTTCCCTCCTTCCGGGTATCCATTTCAAGCCGAGCGCCAAGCTTCTGGGTGCTCAATCGGCCCAGCCCTTTGTCACCCAACGGCGTGCGTCCCTTTGCGGTCGTCACCCCTTTTGCTTTCATCTCGCGCTTACCCGACAACGAGATCACCAGCCAGCCCCGGTCGATATCTCCCCGATCCATACCGACGCCATTGTCATCGATTGAGATGAAGCCAGATGTGCCGGGGAAATCCGAATGTGCTGGAGCATCGGCCGTGTTCACAACGACATGTGCGAAATCAGCGTCAGCGTCGTATGCGTTCTTCACCAATTCAACGAGTGCGGTGACCTCGTCCGAAACGAGTTCATCACCTAATTGGCGAACAACGGCGGCGCTAATATCGAAATGGGAATCCGTTACCATTTCTTGTTCATCGCTTCCGCAATAACAAGATTTTTTCCTCGCGCATTGTCGCTGAACTCGCGTTTCGATCGGGCATGCGTTTATGGTGAATGCGACGAGTCAGCATCGTGACGGTGGAGCATTTGGCGTGTTCCATTAGTTCACTCAATACCGTATCTGTGGGCACTTGCTTGCCGGCAATGTTGCGATTGCCCACCGTCCAGATCATGTAACTGTTCTGACGCATTTGCCCAATCATAGCCTCTAAACTTGCCTGAAAGTCACGATAGAAGCGTACCAAGCGAATGTGTCCATCACTCGGGGTATCTGGTAGCGCCTCCGCGAAATTTTTAAGCGTAGTACTAGCCGCAAATAATCGTTCCTCCTCTTCGTTCGAAACGGGATCGCGTCCGCCCAGGCTACGCCTGTCAATTTCCTGCGTAGTCCGTAGCAATTCCGTATCAACCTTTGGGTCAATATCGGCCAGGTCGATCCAGTTAAGCGGTAGATAGGAATGCTGACCATATGTGACGGTCGTCTGATTGTCACCGTATGGCGGCGACGTCATCATGAGGTCGAATGGCGCTACGTCAGCCCAGCATTTCTTGCTCTCACGATTATCGACAAGGGCGATATCGGTTGATGCTCGATAGCGCGCATGGCTTACGGCGTTTGCGTCTCTGAGCTTTTTTCGAAAGAATGCAAAGCTATCCGCATTGCGCGATACCAGATCGGAAAACACATCAATCGGCGACACATTTCGTCCGTCGATTTCATGCTTGGGCCGCGCGTGCAACTTGTATGTTGATGTACGATCGTTACTCGTGAGACGTACCGTCTCAGCCAAGGTCACCCAAAGAAAGCGTCTCGCCCAGAGTTCTTCGCAAGAACGGATAGCTCGTCGCAATTTGGACAATTCAGTCAGAACTTCGAGCCTGAACCATTTGTCGCGATTCGCAAGCGTAGTTTCGATACCAAACCGTCTGTCTGCCCGGGCACGCTTAACTACGCTGGCGCCGATTGCGCCGATTGCGAACTCAACCTTTCGCGCGGTGCGAACCCGGCTAATTAGTACGGCTAGAGGATTTATATCGGCACCATAGACATTGAGCGCGTAATGCATTCCGCTCACAAGCGAAGTTCCTGAACCAACGAAAGGATCGTATAGCGACTTAATGTTTGGTTGAGCCTCGATGACTGCGGCTAGCAATCGACGCTGTACCAAGGGCACCATCATCGCAGGATACTGAAAAATGCAATGGGCACTGTCCGTGCGATCACGTGTTTTCAGCGACCAGAAGTCAGGGTCATCGCTATGCCGCGCCAACGCTCTAACCAAAACGTTATCGACGGCGGTAAGATTCGCGCACGTTTCCGTCGTTGACGACTCGGCGGTCGTTGATTTCATTCTCGCCTCAGCCCCCACGCCAACATGTCGGAGTATCCGACGATATCGCGCTGATCAGGAAGCTTTATTTCGTGAATACCCCGCCGCGCGGGCATAGCATAACAACTCCGTGCATCGGCGGCAACGCCCTGAATTATCAAATAGATGATATGCAGTAATGCATAGTGACACTCAGAAATCCGACCCAGGAAGCCGTATGCTGCCCGCGCTTCGGCTTACGTGGATTATCTGCTGCCCCATTGCTTCCCCACCAGATGCTGAGCAGGGACGTTCGCCACCTAAGTTATTGAAAAGTGGTGCCCGGGGACGGAGTCGAACCGCCGACACTGCGATTTTCAGTCGCATGCTCTACCAACTGAGCTACCCGGGCACGGGAGGCCGGTATCCTGTACCGGCCATCGGAGAGGCGTGCCTATAGGCATCAATCGGGGGTGCTGTCCACCCCATAATCGTCGGTTTTTTCCCCGCTGCCGGAAGCCGGAGCGCCGGGGACGCGATAGCCTTCGCCGAGCCATTGCAAAAGATCGCGGTCGCGGCAGCGCTCCCCGCAGAAAGGGCGGGTTTCGGGACGGGACGGCTCGCCGCAGATCGGGCAGGAAGAGGCTTTAGGCGACATGGCCCGCCCATATGGAGAGCGCGGCGTCCGCGTGCAAGGCGATCGCGCCGCCGCGCCGCTGGGCCAATTGCTCGATCCAGTGCGGCGCCTTGCGCAAGCGGTCGATGACCGCCGCCGCCGCGGTCAGCGTGACGCCACCGCCATGGCCGTGCCGCTCCGCCCGGCGCAGCAAAGCCAGCGCGGCCGTTTCCACCGGATCGGCGCGCACGATCTCCATGAGGCTCGCGCGCTCCCGCCGGCGGATGATCTGGATGAAGCCGAAGCCGTTGACGGCGGTGCGCTCGAACGGCAGCGGCAGATATTTGTCGACCTGCGCGGCGGCGATGGCGCGCTCGTCCTTGTTGTTCATGGTGGGAAGATCGATGCCGATCGACCCCGCCAGACCCATGCGGCGGATCGCCTGCGCCGCCAGCTTCGCGCCCTTGGGACCCAGCTGGGCGGGCGGCAGGCTGCCGTCCACGTCGATCAGCATCATGGCGGGCGTCGGGAAGAGGCGCAGGGCGGCCGCCTCGGTGCCGACCTCGCCCGACATCGCCTCTTCCATGAGTTCGCTCCAGCCATGCGCCTCGAGCCGGTCCTCCTCATGCGCCGGACAGGGGATGACGGGCACGCCGGTCTGGCGGATGCGCTGGAGCAGGCTCGGCCCCGGATGCGCCCTGGCGCCGGGCTGGGCGATGCGGCCCTTGGCGAGCTTGGCGCGGCCTTCCTCCGGAATGGCTTCGCGCTGGATGTCGATGAGGACGGTCGCCCCCTCCGCGATCTTGGGCGGAATGGGTTCGATCAGCACGTCCTCGCCCGATATGAGGCGGGCAATGCCGCGCTTCTTCGGGATGACGGTGCGGGTCAGGCGGCCCTGCACCACCGCCCCGGCGCGCACGGCATCGCCTTCGCGCTCGACCAGCGCCTCGACCAGACGGCCCTTTTCGACCAGCGCGGCACGGGCTTCGCCAATGCCTTCTTCATAGAGCCATTCAGCCACGGGGAACCTCAGTCGCAGGGATAAGCAGCAGCGCGCAACAGCGTCCGCGCTTCATAGAGAGGCAGGCCCATGATCGCGCTATGGCTGCCCTGGATCGCACGGATGAGGCCGGCGGCGCGGCCTTGTATCGCATAGCCGCCCGCCTTGCCCCGCCATTCGCCGCTGGCAAGATAGGCGTCGATCTCCGCCCGGTCCAATCGCTTGAAGATGACGATATTGGTGGAGAGGCGATGGCGCGCTTTGCCCTCCGCATCGATCAGCGTGATCGCGCTCAGCACGCGATGGCGGCGGCCGGAGAGCAGGGTGAGGCATTCGCGCGCCTCCGCCTCGCTCTCCGCCTTGGGGAGGATGCGGCGGCCCGCGGCCACCACCGTATCGCCGGACAGAACCAGCGCGCCGGGATGGCGGGTGGCCACCAGCGCGGCCTTCTCCGCCGCGACCCGCGCCGCATAAGGGGCGGGCAGCTCCGCCGGGCGCGCGGTTTCGTCGATGTCGGCGGGGTCCACGGCATCGGGGACGATGCCGATCTGCTCCAGCAGCGCCAGACGCCGTGGAGAAGCCGAAGCGAGAATCAGCCGCATCGGGCGTTATTTGAATCGATAGGTGATCCGACCCTTGGTCAGGTCGTAGGGGGTCAGCTCGACGAGCACTTCGTCGCCGACCAGTACGCGGATGCGGTTTTTCCGCATTTTACCAGCAGTATGGCCGAGAATTTCGTGGTCATTCTCAAGCCGGACGCGGAACATGGCGTTGGGGAGAAGCTCCACAACCTGTCCGCGCATTTCAAGCAGTTCTTCTTTGGCCATAATATCCCGATATCGAAAAAATCGCGCCGCCATAGCGCCAAAATGCGGAAAATGAAAGTCAAGTCCGCACGCCGAAGCGTTCCCCCGCTTCGGCGAGCGCCGCAAAGACGCAATCGAGCTGGTCCGCATCGAGGCAATAGGGCGGCATCAGATAGATGGTGTTGCCCAGCGGCCGCAGCAAGATGCCCCGTTCCTGGAAGAAAGCGCGCAGGCGCGGAGCGAGGTCGGAAAGATAGCCCGCATCGGGCGCGATCAGGTCGATGGCGGCCACGACGCCCAGTTGCCGGGGATGGGCGAACGCGGGATGATCCGCCAGTTTCGCGAGCCTCGCCGCCATGCCCTGCGCCAGTTTCGCGATGCGGGCCGGCACATCCTCTTCCCGCCAGATGGCGAGATTGGCGACGGCGGCGGCGCAGGCGAT
This genomic window from Sphingobium cloacae contains:
- the bamE gene encoding outer membrane protein assembly factor BamE domain-containing protein — its product is MKNTIIPAIALALTGCVSMGTNYDVTAVDRLQVGMTKAEVIQLLGHPNQVITTSDGGQRLVWVYSTGSMFGANARSVGLPFGPEGKLTDIPK
- a CDS encoding ATP-binding protein gives rise to the protein MVTDSHFDISAAVVRQLGDELVSDEVTALVELVKNAYDADADFAHVVVNTADAPAHSDFPGTSGFISIDDNGVGMDRGDIDRGWLVISLSGKREMKAKGVTTAKGRTPLGDKGLGRLSTQKLGARLEMDTRKEGSETLHVAFSWDSFTEDKSLSAVPVTVRKADQPRLKGTRLLITGLRNTDVWKGAAVEQLANDLAQILSPYEKARTFLVTLTIDGKVIDLGQISERVRRAAVGRFAIDFTEGKLHLDGKVRLAKLRGNQRDEELEFFENVVVPSNGRDFYEYLKGRSPPVNMRMSADPAYFVEFDYSVELESLGSIDRLQSKANINSTSDDKDAEPVMAADPGPFHAEIDEFLLRNDEGALRLSGLSASSEIQRVVKRHAGIKVFRDGFAVKPYGINGEDWLRLGAQQTSASSWYGLRPHNVLGFVSISEARNAHLKDKTDREGFVSNAYAQNFRRLMVHSTELIGQFYEWIRRNYTKYREERLAKGYAFEGAEREITSARQVARTLKSYTARSKSIDNAAAEVQQKVEALTTRIAAEPLLSTAEERRLAPLLEAANEALRSSQSIFSEMEKYASDTEKLASVVAALSPRLEIVNTQLQDFSELAGLGLIAESLAHEVHNQTDRLTQRARAAIDEARRDGDQNGKLVRLANDVLSTASALRRQIAHLGPTLRVQRDRVELFSIADFMGDTKAYFEERWHEDSIAFDLNVVRDFDVETNRGRLLQVFDNLLLNSEYWIKQERTRNNKERLGVLIEIEHPFVRISDNGPGIDPSVESNLFEPFVTLKPKAMGRGLGLFISSQILGSMGSSINLLHARNVSGRRHVFEIDLSGVARKV
- a CDS encoding TRM11 family methyltransferase; translated protein: MMVPLVQRRLLAAVIEAQPNIKSLYDPFVGSGTSLVSGMHYALNVYGADINPLAVLISRVRTARKVEFAIGAIGASVVKRARADRRFGIETTLANRDKWFRLEVLTELSKLRRAIRSCEELWARRFLWVTLAETVRLTSNDRTSTYKLHARPKHEIDGRNVSPIDVFSDLVSRNADSFAFFRKKLRDANAVSHARYRASTDIALVDNRESKKCWADVAPFDLMMTSPPYGDNQTTVTYGQHSYLPLNWIDLADIDPKVDTELLRTTQEIDRRSLGGRDPVSNEEEERLFAASTTLKNFAEALPDTPSDGHIRLVRFYRDFQASLEAMIGQMRQNSYMIWTVGNRNIAGKQVPTDTVLSELMEHAKCSTVTMLTRRIHHKRMPDRNASSATMREEKILLLRKR
- a CDS encoding DNA gyrase inhibitor YacG: MSPKASSCPICGEPSRPETRPFCGERCRDRDLLQWLGEGYRVPGAPASGSGEKTDDYGVDSTPD
- a CDS encoding ribonuclease; this translates as MAEWLYEEGIGEARAALVEKGRLVEALVEREGDAVRAGAVVQGRLTRTVIPKKRGIARLISGEDVLIEPIPPKIAEGATVLIDIQREAIPEEGRAKLAKGRIAQPGARAHPGPSLLQRIRQTGVPVIPCPAHEEDRLEAHGWSELMEEAMSGEVGTEAAALRLFPTPAMMLIDVDGSLPPAQLGPKGAKLAAQAIRRMGLAGSIGIDLPTMNNKDERAIAAAQVDKYLPLPFERTAVNGFGFIQIIRRRERASLMEIVRADPVETAALALLRRAERHGHGGGVTLTAAAAVIDRLRKAPHWIEQLAQRRGGAIALHADAALSIWAGHVA
- a CDS encoding Maf family protein; amino-acid sequence: MRLILASASPRRLALLEQIGIVPDAVDPADIDETARPAELPAPYAARVAAEKAALVATRHPGALVLSGDTVVAAGRRILPKAESEAEARECLTLLSGRRHRVLSAITLIDAEGKARHRLSTNIVIFKRLDRAEIDAYLASGEWRGKAGGYAIQGRAAGLIRAIQGSHSAIMGLPLYEARTLLRAAAYPCD
- the infA gene encoding translation initiation factor IF-1, with product MAKEELLEMRGQVVELLPNAMFRVRLENDHEILGHTAGKMRKNRIRVLVGDEVLVELTPYDLTKGRITYRFK